The sequence below is a genomic window from Anopheles cruzii chromosome 3, idAnoCruzAS_RS32_06, whole genome shotgun sequence.
GGGGGGCGCCGCGGTCCGAAGGTGGTATGAATTTTTGCGGTGAGTGATAtcttttattaaattttacagATAAATTTCAACCTGCCAACCAACCGGTAAAGTGGACAATGGCACAGTTGGCGTGCGTTACGCAAggacaccggcggccggatgcCACGGGGACCACATTCACAGTGGCTGGCACTAAAGGATGGCTCGGGCGCGCCAGTATGTGTTTCAAATAAAGGCTTTTGTAGCCGGTATTGAATTCCACACCATTCCGGTGACCAGACACAGTGatgacacacggacacacgccAATAATGAGCCGCCATCGTCAACCAGAAGGGAGCATTTTAATTAATCCATCTAATTCCAGCAGGACACTGGAACCCGGGGCCAGCCATTTAGCGATGACCAAACCCTTTTGGgaagaattgaaaaattgaaccCCATTCGGGGGACGCGTCGGATGGGCTGCGAACAGGTTGCAGCCCTCCCAGCCAGGAAGAAGATGAATTTATGGCTCAAATGTCCAACGGCCCAACGTAACCGCACGGCGTCGTGTTAAGAGATTACGATGCCATTGGAACAAATTTATGCGTTTCCAAGTCGAAAACAAGAACACCCGAGGTTCGTCGCTCAAAGTTCGACGGTCGGGCTGTTCCAGAAATAGTTCCCCAGTGGCCCAAGAGCTCTTTTTCTCACGTATGCCTCGCAATTAGCTTGCAGCCACAAAACTAGGCCCACCTACACATGTGACGGTAATTAGTCGATCCTGTCGTAAATCTCCGGTCGAAGCGCTCCGGAAGTTGGGCGACAGAATTGGTCCTTtcgggcgttttttttttacctcactctctctctctctctctttgtctgtattttggggctttttctgtctttgttttgtattttgggGCTTAGATAATTCTGATTTGACACCGCGGACCAGTTCCGGGTCACGTCAGATTTTTCGCTGCTTGAGGCATTACCACAAAACGGCACCACTCGGATCAGTTCCGTTGATGGCACGACTGGACACTGAATTAGAGGCGATGACCACACGCGATGTCCTAAGTAATCCCGGATTCCCCAGAAGACCATGAACACCTGAGTCCGGGGTGGGCATAATTTTGAACGAGCATTTGTTTCGCTCTGACCGCCCTATCCGTCGACGGCACCTCGGCCACGGTCTTCGGGGTCTGAGGTTTAGCGTTGTTGGTGGTCCTCACCCGGTCCATCCACTTGAGATGATCCACAGAAGCTCCCTCACGGGAGGTGGGCCAAAACCCAAATGAGAACGACATGTGGAACGAAGTCGTTGGAATGTGCTGTCAACGCCGCCCCAGTGAGCCAATGTCAACGTTTTTCCCACAAACCATAACACGGGCGGCGGCTAACTGGACATTGCTTGCCTGCCGAAAAACTGCGCCGTGGTTGGTGGTTCCCAGGaggtaattaaattatttatgtgCGAGCATGATACTCCGGCTTTTGGACGGCCTACAGGCGACAAGGTTATGGGTTCCCCCCCCAGCTGGGTCGCTTCTTGGTTTTTGCACGGTCCAAGCGACCAAAGGACACGGatatgaaaatggaaataaactCACACGGAAAGTCGTAAACCGCGGCAGTGATGCGGTCCGCGTACCGTGTGGCTGGTGATGGCGGAGTTAATCGTTGTCTTTAGGTCTCTGTCCCGCTCGCTTGGGGACGTTCCAAAACGCATCATCTAGGTGTTTCAGGCCGTGAAGGACAACGCTATGCCTCGACCCCGAGATGGGCCGTAAATGCGTCAGCCGAATGATCATCAAatatcaccaccaccctcgGCAGCTCGAAATGACAGCGCTACCTCCGGAGGTGTCCGCTTCTGCGAGAGGTGCGCTTTAATTAATGAAATTTGGACAGAAGTCTAGCTggcgacaaaacaaaatgttactCCCAGGTTATGACGAACAGGAGCGGCAGTAAGATCACCGGCGTCGACTCTCTTTCGCGTGTAGACGTCGCGACATGACAAGATCGTCCCCCCGAGCGGAGATCGTGAGAAAGTACACCACCGAATGGCTTCCGGGAACAAGCATCGCGTCACGTCCAAGACGGTAGTGGCCGTCTGCCGGAATGCCGAAGCGCATGCTTTCTGGAACCGAGCTAGGAATCCTCTGGCGGTGCGCCGCTGTCCGCGGGTCGTGTGCTGTGCCGGAATCTCTTGCGTGCCAGATAGCCTCGAGCGTGTGACTGTAAAGTTTTGATGGCTTTATTAGTTCAGGGTCACAGCGGACCCCGTACGCCACTTACCTGCAGCAGTGTGGCCATCGCGTCGTAGGTTTTTGCCTTCTTGCGTGTCTGATGTCCCCGGATCACCGACTGTAGCAGAGTGGCGGCCGCTTCGGGATCCGGTACGGGTTGTGGTTTTGACCCCAGGCCCCGCTGAACTCTTTGCCGATGTCCACGATAGACCGATTGTATTAGCGTAGCCGCTTGCTCCATATTGGGGGTTTCCGGGGGTTGCTCGCCGGTAGGAAGGGCCCGGCTGACGGCCACGTTTACCAAACGGCGAACATCGTCACTGGGTGAGTAACTAAGGTCGGATTCGGGAGTTACCGGTTGGAGGACCTCGTACGCAAGAATTTCGGAACTAGCTTCCTTTAACTGTTGGCGTCTGCGGAATGCCCGCTGTATGATGGTGGCTTTCCGGTCCAGTTCCTGCCGCTTGCGGGTGTAGTACCCACGGTAGGCGGCTTGAAtcctgacggcggcggtttcCATCTCCTCACGGGTAGGTCCCGTCTCGGCGAAGATGGCCAGAGAGTGCTTCGCTGCCCGACGCCAATCGTTAGCTCCACCGTCCGGCGGTTGAGGATCTCGGTATGCGTTCCGGAAGTAGAACGTCCGATAGGCCTGCTCGATAATGGCCGATGCTTTTCGTGCTTCCGCTTCGCTGAAGTGACACTCCTTGATCAACCGATCGAGAACTTGACGTTCGCGAAAAGCTTCCCGTAGCCGCTCGTCATCGGTTCGCGTTTCAAAGTGACGGTGGAACTCTTGCCGAATACGTTTCACCGCAAGCTCGGCACGGTCCGCGTCAAAACCGACCGCTTCCAGCATGGCGACGATCTCGACACTGTGGTCCAGCACGTTGTCGACGACACGTTCCGCCAGCCGGCGATTCTCACGCTGGACCAGCTTCTCTTCGAGGTAATCCGCCAGGAAGTGGATCACATTCCTCGGTTGGGATCGCAGCACCTCACGGCTCATGTCCTCCATTAGGCCACGGAGGTCCTCCGGGATTGGAACCACCGCGCCGGGACTTCGTTGCTGGTGCAGGAGAAGGTTCATCCGTCCGATATGGCCCGATACCCGAGGAGGGGGATTCTATTTCTTCCACTTTCTCCAACAACGCTCGCTCGACTGATGCGAACGCAAACGCGAAGCTCACTGCGATGTGCCGGGTGCTTTGATTGAcagttttatttatgtgcaGTTCCGTGATTaggaaacaataaacaacgaCCGAAAGGCGACTCCCATTGCGCGGGGACTTGTTGTCGGTGGGAACGAATTTGGAGATTACGGACCGGCAAGCTAGGGAAGAAGTCCCTAGACAGTCACCCTTGTTACCGGCCAAGacagagagcgggagagataTGATTCCCGCCGGAAGATTTCGAAGGAGGATTCGGTTCGGTAGACTGTGTGAGTGAAGTGAGGTGTATTCGGggaattcataaatatttattgaacATGATATACTACACCGGGCTGTTTTGGACATCATTTACATCAACAACGTACAACGATGTGCAAGACAGCAAATAGGATACTGTGTTTCGTCCCCGAGAGTGGTCAACACAGCATATTGGATGCTGATGGGACCTAGAATAAGGCCATATTTTGTGTAAAACATGCTTGAATAGTaggaacaaataaataaaattttagtTCGACATATTTCTACTTCTATGAACATTGACCAAAGAAGGGTTTAAAGTAGCCATCAAAGTAGACTTGGCGATGCAGAGGATGTTCTTCATGCTTTCTTTGCTTACTCCGCGATCCACGTGTGGTTGCTGTGATCGATGAATTGAGTGCAACAGACATCATTTGTCAAATAACACCAAAAGAGCTCGAAACCCGTTAGTCGCCGATTCGCCAACATTCGAATATAACTTTGTCAACATTGCATTCTTCGCACGGCCATTGTCCATTCGTTGTAAGTTATTCAAACCATTC
It includes:
- the LOC128269953 gene encoding abnormal spindle-like microcephaly-associated protein homolog, which translates into the protein MNLLLHQQRSPGAVVPIPEDLRGLMEDMSREVLRSQPRNVIHFLADYLEEKLVQRENRRLAERVVDNVLDHSVEIVAMLEAVGFDADRAELAVKRIRQEFHRHFETRTDDERLREAFRERQVLDRLIKECHFSEAEARKASAIIEQAYRTFYFRNAYRDPQPPDGGANDWRRAAKHSLAIFAETGPTREEMETAAVRIQAAYRGYYTRKRQELDRKATIIQRAFRRRQQLKEASSEILAYEVLQPVTPESDLSYSPSDDVRRLVNVAVSRALPTGEQPPETPNMEQAATLIQSVYRGHRQRVQRGLGSKPQPVPDPEAAATLLQSVIRGHQTRKKAKTYDAMATLLQSHARGYLARKRFRHSTRPADSGAPPEDS